A portion of the Carya illinoinensis cultivar Pawnee chromosome 11, C.illinoinensisPawnee_v1, whole genome shotgun sequence genome contains these proteins:
- the LOC122282958 gene encoding protein EMBRYO DEFECTIVE 514, producing MAEETAPELAEVNSAAQEMDLETVGPDQDLRDDDKKGVESAETNGDAPGSKRTREEGAEEEVDNVVLEKKQRVEKSVEEERLEKQGEEGEEEEKAPVRVSLGPKIFESSLEMFDYFYKFLHYWPPNLNINKYEHMVLIDLLSKGHPEPGTKIGGGINSFQVRYHPLWKSRCFFFIREDESVDDFSFRKCVDNILPLPEEMKIKPSVDKALNGRGGKGRGGHGGRGGGRGRGRGRGGKPRN from the exons ATGGCAGAAGAGACCGCACCTGAACTCGCCGAAGTCAACTCGGCTGCCCAAGAGATGGACCTCGAAACTGTTGGACCCGACCAGGACCTGAGGGACGACGACAAAAAGGGGGTCGAATCCGCGGAGACGAATGGCGACGCCCCGGGTTCGAAGCGTACGAGAGAAGAAGGGGCCGAAGAAGAAGTAGACAACGTCGTTTTGGAGAAGAAGCAGAGGGTGGAGAAGTCCGTGGAAGAAGAGCGGTTGGAGAAGCAGGGGGAAGaaggggaggaggaggagaaggcgcCGGTTCGGGTCAGCTTGGGTCCAAAGATTTTCGAGTCGTCGCTGGAGATGTTCGACTACTTCTACAAGTTTCTCCATTACTGGCCACCGAATCTCAATATCAACAAG TATGAGCACATGGTGTTGATTGACCTACTTAGTAAGGGTCATCCAGAGCCAGGCACAAAGATTGGGGGAGGCATCAATTCTTTTCAAGTGCGATACCATCCATTATGGAAAAGTAGGTGCTTCTTCTTCATCAGAGAGGATGAATCTGTTGATGATTTTAGCTTCAGGAAGTGTGTGGATAATATACTTCCCCTACCAGAAGAGATGAAGATAAAGCCCAGTGTTGACAAGGCATTAAATGGTCGTGGTGGTAAGGGTCGCGGTGGCCATGGTGGAAGAGGTGGAGGCCGTGGACGTGGCCGTGGAAGAGGGGGTAAGCCGAGGAACTGA
- the LOC122282186 gene encoding protein RKD1-like, which produces MGSQSSPNGWWSKNEMVYGDDHDPFLFQNQMPSVEYLSTGYSLLMDWQYELPMVESFLDAVPLTKRFPTDDPLYTPLELEPIATRIIQDDVCYGYGSRLGVWHEMDTKIEPENQDLILCENDKKDTDRSEGEGKMKRYCREEICSSGSRLLSRKTISQFFYMPIMQAAKELNVGLTLLKKRCRELGIRRWPHRKLVSLQTLIKNIEVLGKEEGEESESKLRNAIEILESEKKWLEEIPDMQLEDNTKRLRQACFKTSYKKRKLGRDR; this is translated from the exons ATGGGGAGTCAGAGTAGTCCCAATGGTTGGTGGTCGAAGAATGAAATGGTCTATGGAGATGATCACGACCCTTTCCTATTTCAAAATCAAATGCCTTCAGTAGAGTACTTAAG TACTGGGTATTCTCTATTAATGGATTGGCAGTATGAATTGCCTATGGTAGAGAGCTTTCTAGATGCCGTTCCCTTGACGAAGAGATTCCCTACTGATGATCCTCTGTATACACCTTTGGAACTTGAACCAATTGCCACAAGAATAATTCAAG ATGATGTTTGCTATGGTTATGGGAGTCGGTTAGGAGTTTGGCATGAGATGGATACTAAGATTGAACCTGAGAACCAAGATTTAATTTTGTGCGAAAATGATAAAAAGGACACGGACCGGAGTGAAGGGGAGGGGAAGATGAAGAGATATTGCAGGGAAGAGATATGCAGCAGTGGTTCAAGATTGTTGTCCAGAAAAACCATTTCTCAGTTCTTTTACATGCCCATAATGCAGGCAGCCAAAGAGCTTAACGTGGGTCTCACACTTTTGAAGAAAAGGTGTAGGGAGTTGGGTATTCGTAGGTGGCCCCATCGGAAGCTGGTGAGCCTTCAAACCCTAATAAAAAACATAgag GTGTTGGGtaaagaggaaggagaagagagTGAATCAAAGTTGAGAAATGCAATAGAGATATTAGAGAGTGAGAAGAAGTGGTTGGAGGAAATCCCAGATATGCAACTTGAGGACAACACGAAGCGGCTAAGGCAAGCTTGTTTTAAAACTAGCTATAAGAAGAGAAAGCTCGGAAGGGATCGATGA